In Campylobacter vicugnae, a genomic segment contains:
- a CDS encoding N-acetylgalactosamine-N,N'-diacetylbacillosaminyl-diphospho-undecaprenol 4-alpha-N-acetylgalactosaminyltransferase translates to MKKISLFIYSMAGGGAERVVSNLLSELVNYYEVYLILMNNRISYKIPHDVKIHYLENSNPFESGILKFAKLPFLALKYKKFCDDVGIDMHFVWMNRPCYVAALARLFGDKKPLVLNECSTPSVLYASNNLKSKISKFLLKWLYPKADFIYPNSLGNLIDLRDNFGIEANKMKVLYNAIDLEDIQAKSNEPIEFKGEFFLSVGRLDSGKNHELLIKAYAKLKNCDKSLIILGDGVLRKKLEALIKELNLEDRVFLPGFDNNPYKYMSKCYAFVFVSLFEGFSNALIEALACGKLVITSEHKSGAKELMGENEWGYLVPVDNQEATQKAMQRAIDEPDFVKYYEKNAIIRAKEFNKKTIAKNLINELEEIYATSK, encoded by the coding sequence ATGAAAAAAATATCTCTATTTATATACTCAATGGCCGGCGGTGGAGCTGAGCGTGTAGTCTCAAATTTGCTTAGCGAACTTGTAAATTATTATGAGGTATATTTAATTTTAATGAACAATAGAATATCTTATAAAATACCTCACGATGTAAAAATTCACTATCTAGAAAACTCAAATCCTTTTGAAAGTGGGATTTTAAAATTTGCTAAACTCCCATTTTTAGCCCTAAAATACAAAAAATTTTGCGATGATGTTGGGATTGATATGCACTTTGTATGGATGAATAGACCATGCTATGTAGCGGCTTTAGCAAGACTTTTTGGGGATAAAAAACCACTTGTCTTAAATGAATGCTCAACTCCATCTGTGCTATATGCTAGTAATAATTTAAAATCTAAAATTAGCAAATTCTTACTTAAATGGCTATATCCAAAAGCTGATTTTATCTATCCAAATAGTTTAGGAAATTTAATTGATTTACGAGATAATTTTGGTATAGAAGCAAATAAAATGAAAGTGCTATATAATGCTATTGATCTAGAAGATATCCAAGCAAAATCAAACGAACCAATTGAATTTAAAGGGGAGTTTTTTTTAAGTGTGGGAAGATTAGATAGTGGCAAAAATCATGAGTTATTAATTAAAGCTTATGCTAAACTTAAAAACTGCGATAAATCTCTTATAATTTTAGGCGATGGAGTTTTAAGAAAAAAATTAGAAGCATTAATAAAAGAGTTAAATTTAGAAGATAGAGTCTTTTTACCAGGTTTTGATAATAATCCATATAAATATATGTCAAAATGTTATGCCTTTGTATTTGTAAGTCTATTTGAAGGATTTTCTAATGCATTAATAGAAGCTTTAGCATGCGGTAAGCTAGTTATTACAAGTGAACATAAAAGTGGAGCCAAAGAGCTAATGGGAGAAAATGAGTGGGGATATTTAGTACCAGTAGATAATCAAGAAGCAACACAAAAAGCAATGCAAAGAGCAATTGATGAACCAGACTTTGTAAAATATTATGAAAAAAACGCTATCATAAGAGCTAAAGAATTTAATAAAAAAACAATAGCAAAAAATCTTATAAATGAGTTAGAGGAGATATATGCAACTTCTAAATAG
- a CDS encoding glycosyltransferase: MKIAFVISTLGFGGAERVLSIVANRLSCEHSVSIIKFDNQEPFYKINDSVKIINLTTSNGGFLNLKKRFSKIFALRDIFKSGQYDVVISFMDSTNLLCLIANLTLKQKLIISEHSDHSFLPLKWQMAKRVLYPFCDALSVLSKSDYQYYSYVKNRSIIYNPFFGDDENIEYQKENLILFVGRLEKVKGCDIFLNSLKECDLGDYSVEICGNGSEFNTLKNEFKSKKIKFLGTVNDIKNHYKRAKIIVSSSRNEGLGNALIEACFYNIARVATPTIGACELIDDNKNGLISDDFTPQSLAKKLNLAIKDEALRAKLAKNAFDSRGKFELENIYQEWLKLINKALK; the protein is encoded by the coding sequence TTGAAAATTGCGTTTGTTATCTCTACGCTTGGATTTGGTGGGGCTGAAAGAGTGCTAAGCATAGTAGCAAACCGCCTAAGCTGCGAACATAGCGTAAGTATTATTAAATTTGATAACCAAGAGCCATTTTATAAAATTAACGATAGTGTAAAAATTATAAATTTAACCACATCAAATGGTGGATTTTTAAATTTAAAAAAGCGATTTAGTAAGATTTTTGCTCTAAGAGATATATTTAAAAGCGGCCAATATGATGTAGTTATCAGCTTTATGGATAGCACAAACCTACTTTGTTTAATAGCAAATTTAACCCTAAAACAAAAGCTAATAATCTCAGAACATAGCGACCATAGCTTTTTACCTTTAAAATGGCAAATGGCAAAAAGAGTGCTATATCCATTTTGCGATGCTCTATCAGTACTAAGCAAAAGCGACTATCAATACTACAGCTATGTAAAAAATAGATCAATAATATATAATCCATTTTTTGGAGATGATGAAAATATAGAGTATCAAAAGGAGAATTTAATCCTTTTTGTCGGTAGATTAGAAAAAGTCAAAGGATGTGATATATTTTTAAACTCACTTAAAGAGTGTGATTTAGGTGATTATAGTGTTGAAATTTGTGGTAATGGTAGTGAGTTTAATACCCTTAAAAATGAATTTAAAAGTAAAAAAATTAAATTTTTAGGCACTGTAAATGATATAAAAAATCACTACAAAAGAGCCAAAATCATAGTCTCAAGCTCACGCAATGAAGGGCTTGGCAATGCTTTAATTGAGGCTTGTTTTTATAATATTGCAAGAGTTGCCACGCCTACAATTGGTGCTTGTGAGCTAATTGATGATAACAAAAATGGATTAATAAGCGATGATTTTACACCACAAAGCTTGGCTAAAAAATTAAATTTAGCCATAAAAGATGAAGCTTTAAGAGCTAAATTGGCTAAAAACGCATTTGATTCTAGAGGTAAATTTGAATTAGAAAATATATATCAAGAGTGGCTAAAACTTATAAATAAGGCCTTAAAATGA
- a CDS encoding glycosyltransferase, with amino-acid sequence MKIMLVISALRNGGAERVVELLSHELGKNHQIETLYFEENLNLYKISGKLTHLNLYKNRNWLSKFSKFFKIRAYIKSANPDLIISFMDQTNINIILSTIFTNRKIIATEHVSYDLLQSKIWRRIRDFSYKFCDALVVLSKRDKEYYNFVKRCKIIYNPLFNKPKNIIKKEKLILSVGRLEPVKGYDLYLNSLALVDKNLLKEYKIVIAGDGTQANALKTQAKNLNLNVEFLGHVRDINKLYQRAEILVLPSLSEAFGNVLNEAGAYNIARISTPTAGALEILNNNKDSLIAKDFTPQALSLCITKMIEDSNLRENLIKNINLDKFSSQNIISEWNKLIKELKGK; translated from the coding sequence ATGAAAATAATGCTAGTAATTTCAGCTCTTAGAAATGGTGGGGCCGAGCGTGTAGTAGAGCTTTTAAGTCATGAATTAGGCAAAAATCATCAAATAGAAACCCTATATTTTGAAGAGAATTTAAACCTATATAAAATCAGTGGCAAACTCACCCATCTAAATCTTTACAAAAATAGAAATTGGCTTAGTAAATTTAGCAAATTCTTTAAAATTCGAGCATATATCAAAAGCGCCAATCCAGATCTAATAATCTCATTTATGGATCAAACAAATATAAATATAATACTCTCAACAATCTTTACAAATAGAAAAATTATCGCCACTGAACATGTAAGCTATGATCTATTACAATCTAAAATTTGGAGAAGAATTAGAGATTTTAGCTATAAATTTTGCGATGCATTAGTAGTACTTAGCAAAAGAGATAAAGAGTATTATAATTTTGTTAAAAGATGTAAAATCATATACAATCCACTATTTAACAAGCCTAAAAATATAATCAAAAAAGAAAAACTAATCCTAAGCGTAGGCAGACTTGAGCCAGTAAAAGGGTATGATTTATATCTAAATTCACTTGCTTTAGTAGATAAAAATCTATTAAAAGAGTATAAAATCGTAATTGCTGGAGATGGCACTCAAGCAAACGCTCTTAAAACACAAGCTAAGAATTTAAATCTTAATGTAGAGTTTTTAGGACATGTGCGTGATATTAACAAGCTATATCAAAGGGCTGAAATTTTAGTTCTTCCTAGTCTTAGCGAGGCTTTTGGAAATGTTTTAAATGAGGCTGGGGCTTATAATATAGCAAGAATTAGCACTCCAACAGCTGGAGCTTTAGAGATTTTAAACAACAATAAAGACTCACTAATAGCCAAAGATTTTACTCCACAAGCCTTAAGTTTGTGTATTACTAAAATGATTGAAGATAGTAATTTAAGAGAAAATTTGATAAAAAATATAAACCTAGATAAATTCTCTTCGCAAAATATTATATCAGAGTGGAACAAACTAATTAAAGAGCTAAAAGGAAAATAA
- the pglA gene encoding N,N'-diacetylbacillosaminyl-diphospho-undecaprenol alpha-1,3-N-acetylgalactosaminyltransferase: MTIGFLSHSDMSIYHFRLPIMRALKELGHEVIAIVPNGSYNNFISAEFKLVNYDIDKASLNPLRIFKDSANLAKILKSLNLDMIQTSAHKSNIFGTLAAKKAGIKYIVNLVEGLGSFYISNSAKNRVIRAIIEFLYFITFRLSNATIFVNDSDPNYMLSHHLIPKNKIIRIKSVGIDASKFDPQSVTPYDFQSSKKIVLMIARALKDKGVIEFYQAAKILKDRDDCEFVFVGSSDLGNASSLDESFLSSPYVKHISWSNEVANMLRSCYLFVLPSYKEGFPRTVLEAMSMAKPSVVSDCDGCKEAIENGINGLICKTKDPKDLASKIATLLDDENLANYMGQNGRKIVLNHYNQPLITAKYIKFYKELTGV, encoded by the coding sequence ATGACTATAGGATTTTTATCTCACTCTGATATGAGTATATATCATTTTAGATTGCCTATTATGCGAGCCTTAAAAGAACTAGGTCATGAGGTTATAGCTATTGTTCCAAATGGTAGCTACAATAACTTTATTAGTGCTGAGTTTAAATTGGTAAATTATGATATAGATAAGGCTAGTTTAAATCCGCTTAGAATATTTAAAGATAGTGCAAATCTAGCTAAAATTTTAAAATCTCTAAATTTGGATATGATTCAAACTTCTGCTCATAAATCCAATATATTTGGCACTCTTGCAGCTAAAAAAGCAGGTATAAAATATATAGTAAATTTAGTTGAAGGATTGGGTAGCTTTTATATCTCAAATTCAGCTAAAAATAGAGTTATTAGAGCTATTATAGAGTTTTTATATTTTATAACTTTTAGATTATCAAATGCTACAATCTTTGTCAATGATTCAGACCCAAACTATATGCTAAGCCATCACCTAATCCCAAAAAACAAGATAATTCGCATTAAAAGCGTAGGTATTGATGCAAGTAAATTTGACCCACAAAGTGTAACTCCATATGATTTTCAAAGCAGTAAAAAAATAGTTTTGATGATAGCTAGAGCATTAAAAGATAAAGGCGTAATAGAGTTTTATCAAGCAGCTAAAATTTTAAAAGATAGAGATGATTGTGAATTTGTTTTTGTCGGCTCAAGCGATCTAGGAAACGCCTCGAGTTTAGATGAGAGCTTCTTATCTTCGCCTTATGTTAAACATATTAGTTGGAGTAATGAGGTAGCAAATATGTTACGCTCTTGCTATTTATTTGTCCTTCCTAGCTACAAAGAGGGCTTTCCACGAACAGTACTAGAGGCGATGAGTATGGCAAAACCATCAGTTGTAAGCGACTGCGATGGGTGCAAAGAGGCTATAGAAAATGGAATTAATGGGTTAATTTGTAAAACAAAAGATCCAAAAGATTTAGCTAGTAAAATTGCTACTCTTTTAGATGATGAGAATTTAGCCAATTATATGGGGCAAAATGGTAGAAAGATAGTTTTAAACCACTATAACCAACCACTCATAACTGCTAAATATATTAAATTTTATAAGGAATTAACCGGTGTATAG
- the pglC gene encoding undecaprenyl phosphate N,N'-diacetylbacillosamine 1-phosphate transferase, producing the protein MYRYFFKRVFDILGALILIILTLPVMIWAYFAIKKHLGSPVIFTQSRPGKDEKIFKIYKFRSMSDARDENGNLLSDEIRLGEFGKRLRALSIDELPQLFNVLKGDMSFIGPRPLLIEYLPLYSNEQKRRHNVRPGITGLAQVNGRNAISWKEKFEFDTYYADNLSLILDIKIAIKTIQKVIKKDGVNKEGMATTEKFNGYN; encoded by the coding sequence GTGTATAGATATTTTTTTAAACGAGTATTTGATATTTTAGGAGCTTTGATTTTAATTATTTTAACACTTCCAGTGATGATATGGGCATATTTTGCTATTAAAAAACATCTTGGTTCTCCAGTTATATTTACTCAATCTCGCCCAGGCAAAGATGAAAAGATATTTAAAATTTACAAATTTCGCTCAATGAGCGATGCTAGAGATGAAAATGGAAATCTACTTAGTGATGAGATTCGCCTTGGTGAATTTGGCAAAAGACTTAGAGCGCTTAGCATAGATGAGCTTCCGCAGCTCTTTAATGTATTAAAAGGCGATATGAGCTTCATAGGTCCAAGACCGCTGTTAATAGAGTATCTACCACTATACTCAAACGAACAAAAACGCCGCCACAATGTCCGACCAGGAATTACAGGCCTTGCGCAAGTAAATGGCAGAAATGCTATTAGCTGGAAGGAGAAATTTGAATTTGATACATATTACGCTGATAATCTAAGCTTGATCTTAGATATCAAAATTGCCATCAAAACTATTCAAAAAGTAATCAAAAAAGATGGAGTAAATAAAGAAGGGATGGCAACTACGGAGAAATTCAATGGCTACAACTAG
- a CDS encoding MATE family efflux transporter has protein sequence MYLNLFTTITVFALQTVINFFLTPYILRVLGDEAYGFLALANSFVNYGFILTLVINSVASRFIASAYHKGNFTKASKFYSSVLMANLIFSVIVAFISLIFLLKIQSIINISDTLLDDVRATMAIYFINFSIGLFNAIFSVHAFIKNQMYLISIRNAISTTIYAGCVLWLFWAFEAMIYYTAIAALISSIFVFFSALVLNRKFRLNLIFSPKYFRINFIKVLARSGLFNSLNMLSQVLLSGASLLLVNIFINALSMGILAISRSVIMIVESFVITTAVAWDPRLVQIHANAKPLKDEAILAIKSVSFIALPLIATFGVLADEFYRLWLPFKSSDEINYIYELVLISLLPSIIFASSRPLISTYLITDRLKRPALVTLFMAVCVFCVQIIGLAFFNFGLKEIVMTITIGISLKITLFDVANAGVNLGLKFSTFYPIYFKSLGVFVLITAIIYPFSNILNISNWLEFLIYAVVISTLGYLIAFMIIFTKEQRAIFIGKIRGRF, from the coding sequence ATGTACTTAAATTTATTTACCACTATTACTGTTTTTGCTTTGCAGACAGTTATTAATTTTTTCTTAACTCCATATATTTTACGAGTTTTAGGCGATGAAGCTTATGGATTTTTAGCATTAGCAAATTCATTTGTAAATTATGGATTTATCCTAACTCTTGTAATTAACTCAGTAGCTAGTAGATTTATCGCTTCAGCTTATCACAAAGGCAATTTTACTAAAGCTTCTAAATTTTATAGTTCAGTTTTAATGGCTAATCTTATATTTAGCGTTATTGTGGCTTTTATTTCGCTTATATTTTTACTTAAAATTCAATCAATAATAAACATATCTGATACTTTATTAGATGATGTACGAGCAACGATGGCTATATATTTTATCAACTTTAGCATTGGATTATTTAATGCTATTTTTAGCGTTCATGCCTTTATTAAAAACCAGATGTATCTCATCTCAATTCGCAACGCTATATCCACTACTATATATGCTGGATGTGTGCTTTGGCTATTTTGGGCATTTGAAGCGATGATATATTATACAGCAATAGCAGCTTTAATATCATCTATTTTTGTATTTTTTAGCGCTTTGGTTTTAAACCGCAAATTTAGGCTAAATTTAATCTTTTCGCCTAAATATTTTAGAATTAATTTTATCAAAGTTCTAGCTAGAAGTGGATTATTTAACAGCTTAAATATGCTAAGTCAAGTATTATTAAGTGGGGCTAGCTTGCTTTTGGTTAATATCTTTATAAACGCTCTTAGTATGGGGATTTTAGCCATATCTCGCTCAGTTATAATGATAGTTGAAAGCTTTGTAATTACTACAGCAGTAGCATGGGATCCTCGCCTTGTTCAAATTCATGCAAATGCCAAACCGCTTAAAGATGAAGCAATCTTGGCCATTAAAAGTGTAAGCTTTATAGCCTTACCTTTAATTGCTACTTTTGGAGTTTTAGCAGATGAGTTTTATAGGCTTTGGCTGCCTTTTAAAAGTAGTGATGAGATAAATTATATTTATGAATTAGTGCTTATTTCTCTTTTGCCATCTATTATATTTGCTAGTTCTAGACCTTTAATTAGCACATATTTAATAACTGATAGGCTAAAGCGTCCAGCACTTGTTACGCTATTTATGGCTGTTTGTGTATTTTGCGTACAGATTATTGGGTTAGCTTTTTTTAATTTTGGGCTAAAAGAGATAGTAATGACTATTACTATAGGAATTAGCTTAAAAATTACCCTATTTGATGTTGCTAATGCTGGAGTAAATTTAGGCCTTAAATTTAGCACTTTTTATCCTATATATTTTAAAAGTCTTGGTGTTTTTGTTTTAATTACAGCTATTATATATCCATTTTCCAATATATTAAATATAAGTAATTGGCTTGAGTTTTTGATATATGCTGTAGTTATCTCAACTTTGGGTTATTTAATAGCTTTTATGATAATATTTACAAAAGAACAAAGAGCAATATTTATAGGTAAGATTAGGGGGAGATTTTGA
- a CDS encoding ABC transporter ATP-binding protein, which translates to MLKALNLTHKFDYTLFNDINLDIKPATTTAIMGVSGSGKSTILHILSTLLPPYSGEVIYNNKSLYQLSNSELLKIRRYDFGIIFQAHYLFKGFNGFENIELATILSGQKIDPKLLEALKIDKVVNQKIGELSGGQQQRVSIARVLAKKPKIIFADEPTGNLDQATAKEVMSVIFDYVSANNAALVLVTHDDDLAKLCDDRYQLANYTLTKI; encoded by the coding sequence ATGCTAAAAGCGTTAAATTTAACTCATAAGTTTGATTATACGCTTTTTAATGATATAAACTTAGATATAAAACCTGCTACTACTACTGCTATTATGGGAGTTAGTGGTAGCGGGAAATCCACAATTTTACATATTTTATCTACACTTTTACCGCCTTATTCTGGCGAAGTTATCTATAATAATAAATCACTTTACCAATTAAGCAATAGTGAGCTTCTAAAAATACGCAGATATGATTTTGGTATTATTTTTCAAGCGCACTATCTTTTTAAGGGATTTAATGGATTTGAAAATATTGAACTTGCTACAATTTTAAGCGGTCAAAAGATAGATCCAAAGTTGCTAGAAGCGTTGAAAATAGATAAGGTAGTTAATCAAAAAATTGGCGAATTAAGTGGCGGCCAACAGCAACGCGTAAGTATAGCTAGAGTTTTAGCTAAAAAGCCTAAGATTATATTTGCCGATGAGCCAACTGGCAATCTAGACCAAGCCACTGCAAAAGAGGTAATGAGTGTAATTTTTGATTATGTAAGCGCTAATAATGCCGCTTTAGTCTTAGTAACTCATGATGATGATTTAGCTAAATTATGCGATGATAGATATCAATTAGCTAACTATACTCTAACTAAAATTTAA
- a CDS encoding STT3 domain-containing protein translates to MQLLNRYQIPIFIIIAYLFAILCRMEWVVWASGYSDFIWNNQLMISTNDGYAYAEGARDMIAGFHQPNDLSYYGTPLSTLTFLLAKILPVSLETIMVYLSVFLASLIVVPMILIGKEFGHVKEFFVASLLASIANSYYNRTMAGYYDTDMLVIVLPLFAIWGLIRLHFRGDLGSFLIISISMLIYNWWYPSSYTLCVAMTIFYALYTIVFERKNLRNYQAILFMILAITAASYIFKLALILALFGLIYFRSYWLNFKLMAMLFIAVLALFIAFGGLNPIWFQAKFYLFRSLGDSSSLAFYFYNVNQTIMESGRIDLDLFTQRISGHWSIFIAGVIGYVLLCVKFRIFLVAIPMVGLGFLALKGGLRFTIYAVPIIAMGFGFLLFYILNKAKIARLNLIAGIITALALMPSLIHIYYYKPSSVLFKTEVNVLDKLGKIADREDYTLAWWDYGYAIRYYSDTKTLIDGGKHLGRENYAVSYALTMPPTSSANMARLEVEYTQKGYEQNYNGKNLEQILKDYNYDELGKFLSDIKKDKFSLPQKSRDIYYFLPDRMMGIFPVVAKFSRLDLLNGKEWADPFFVIATNFAQVDNGISLNNGIIISNDATHIELNGQKFRVNSYIETKYDENMKLKKTIHNIDNLADIYLIYMVDYGRFILLDKEMFESSYIQLFVLENYAGTPFEPVILDPAAKVYKLKR, encoded by the coding sequence ATGCAACTTCTAAATAGATATCAAATTCCAATATTTATAATAATTGCCTATCTTTTTGCTATTTTATGCAGAATGGAGTGGGTAGTTTGGGCAAGTGGATATAGTGATTTTATCTGGAATAATCAATTAATGATTAGCACAAATGATGGATATGCTTATGCTGAAGGCGCTAGAGATATGATAGCTGGATTTCACCAGCCAAATGATCTTAGCTACTATGGCACTCCACTTTCTACATTGACATTTTTACTAGCTAAAATTCTACCAGTTAGCTTAGAAACAATTATGGTATATTTAAGCGTATTTTTAGCTTCGCTTATTGTGGTGCCGATGATATTAATAGGAAAAGAATTTGGCCATGTTAAAGAATTTTTTGTTGCTAGTCTCCTTGCATCAATCGCAAACAGCTACTACAATCGCACAATGGCTGGATATTATGATACTGATATGTTGGTAATTGTTTTACCACTTTTTGCTATTTGGGGGCTTATTAGATTACACTTTAGAGGTGATTTAGGCTCATTTTTAATAATCTCAATATCTATGCTAATATATAATTGGTGGTATCCATCTAGCTATACACTATGTGTGGCTATGACTATATTTTATGCACTCTATACTATAGTTTTTGAACGCAAAAATTTACGCAACTATCAAGCAATTTTATTTATGATTTTAGCTATTACAGCAGCTTCATATATATTTAAATTGGCTCTTATTTTAGCTCTTTTTGGGCTTATATATTTTAGGTCATATTGGTTAAATTTCAAACTTATGGCGATGCTTTTTATTGCTGTTTTAGCTCTATTTATAGCATTTGGCGGATTAAATCCTATATGGTTTCAAGCTAAGTTTTATCTATTTAGAAGTTTAGGTGATAGCAGCTCATTAGCATTTTATTTTTATAATGTCAATCAAACTATAATGGAATCAGGCAGAATAGATTTAGATCTATTTACCCAAAGAATTAGCGGACACTGGAGTATCTTTATAGCTGGTGTTATAGGATATGTATTGCTATGTGTGAAATTTAGAATATTTTTAGTAGCAATTCCTATGGTTGGTCTTGGATTTTTAGCACTAAAAGGTGGATTAAGATTTACTATATATGCAGTGCCAATTATAGCTATGGGATTTGGTTTTTTACTATTTTATATACTAAATAAGGCTAAAATTGCAAGATTAAATTTAATCGCTGGCATTATAACTGCTTTAGCTTTAATGCCTTCACTAATACATATCTATTATTATAAGCCATCAAGCGTATTATTTAAAACCGAAGTAAATGTATTAGATAAATTAGGTAAAATAGCTGATCGTGAAGATTATACGCTTGCTTGGTGGGATTATGGATATGCTATTAGATATTATAGCGATACAAAGACCTTAATTGATGGTGGCAAACATTTAGGTAGAGAAAACTACGCAGTAAGCTATGCCCTAACCATGCCGCCAACAAGCTCAGCTAATATGGCACGATTAGAAGTAGAATATACTCAAAAGGGTTATGAACAAAACTACAATGGTAAAAATTTAGAACAAATTTTAAAAGATTACAACTATGATGAGCTTGGCAAATTTTTAAGCGATATTAAAAAAGATAAATTCAGCTTGCCACAAAAAAGCCGTGATATATACTATTTTTTACCAGATAGAATGATGGGGATATTTCCAGTAGTAGCTAAATTTTCAAGGTTAGACTTATTAAATGGCAAGGAGTGGGCTGATCCATTTTTTGTTATTGCGACAAACTTTGCTCAAGTAGATAATGGAATTTCTCTAAATAATGGCATAATAATCTCAAATGACGCTACTCATATTGAGCTAAATGGGCAGAAATTTAGAGTAAATAGCTATATAGAGACTAAATATGATGAGAATATGAAGCTTAAAAAAACTATTCATAATATAGACAATCTAGCTGATATATATCTAATTTATATGGTAGATTATGGAAGATTTATTTTACTTGATAAAGAGATGTTTGAAAGTAGCTATATCCAGCTTTTTGTACTTGAAAACTACGCTGGTACTCCATTTGAGCCTGTAATCCTTGACCCTGCTGCTAAGGTATATAAATTAAAAAGGTAA
- the pglD gene encoding UDP-N-acetylbacillosamine N-acetyltransferase, with product MATTSLYIYGNGGHAKVVADIARANGYDNLIFLDDNSDMKFNSNLPKHPIIIAIGNALIRQKLQNLVLSSGFELITLIHPTAVIGSDVTIGNGSVVMPGAIINTKSTIGNGVIINSGAIIEHECTIGDFAHICPGVAIAGGSLVGERSWIGIGSSVIQNITIKPDITIGAGSVVVKDILEGSLAYGNPCRVVKS from the coding sequence ATGGCTACAACTAGCTTATATATCTATGGCAACGGCGGTCACGCTAAGGTAGTAGCCGATATAGCTAGAGCAAACGGCTATGATAATTTGATATTTTTAGATGATAATAGCGATATGAAATTTAACTCAAATTTGCCAAAACACCCAATTATCATCGCTATTGGCAACGCTTTAATTAGACAAAAATTGCAAAATTTGGTTTTGTCAAGCGGATTTGAGTTAATTACGCTAATCCACCCTACAGCAGTAATAGGCAGTGATGTAACTATCGGCAATGGGAGCGTGGTAATGCCAGGCGCTATAATCAATACTAAAAGCACAATTGGCAATGGAGTTATTATAAATAGTGGTGCGATAATAGAACATGAATGCACAATTGGCGATTTTGCTCACATCTGTCCAGGCGTGGCAATAGCTGGAGGATCACTTGTAGGAGAGCGTTCATGGATCGGTATTGGCTCAAGCGTTATCCAAAATATTACAATAAAACCAGATATTACAATTGGTGCTGGAAGTGTAGTGGTTAAAGATATTTTAGAAGGTAGCTTAGCATACGGAAATCCATGCAGGGTAGTAAAGAGCTAA